The sequence gtatttactgagtgcggagcactgtactaagcgcttgggttgtacatacttattctagtcccctctcccacactgaatcaggtgggacccccgtcgaaggaggagggagagccgggggtcgattcctctatctatttatttattttgtaccttcgttcagttgtatttactgagtgcggagcactgtactaagcgcttgggttgtacgtacttattctagtcccctctcccacactgaatcaggtgggacccccccgtcgaaggaggagggaagagccgggggtcgattcctttatttattaatttattttgtaccttcgttcagttgtatttactgagtgcggagcactgtactaagcgcttgggttgtacatacttattctattcccctctcccacactcaatcaggtgggacccccgtcgaaggaggagggagagccgggggtcgattcctctatttattaatttattttgtaccttcgttcaattgtatttactgagtgcggagcactgtactaagcgcttgggttgtacatacttattctagtCCCCTCTCCCACACTCAATCAGCTGGGACCCCCCCGGCGAAGGAGGAGGGACAGCCGGGGGTCGAgtcctctatttgtttatttagttTGTaccttcgttcagttgtatttattgagcgcttactgggtgcggagcactgtactaagcgcttgggttgtacatacttattctattcccCTCTCCCACACTCAATCAGCTGGGACCCCCCCGGCGAAGGAGGAGGGACAGCCGGGGGTCgagtcctctatttatttatttgttttgtacctttgttcagttgtatttactgagcgcttactgggtgcggagcactgtactaagcgcttgggttgtacatatttattctattttgttaatatgtttggtttcgttctctgtcccttttctagactgtgagcccgctgtcggtagggaccgtccctatatgttgccaacttggacttcccaagcgcttagcacacaatcaatcaatcaatcaatcaatcgtatttattgggcgcttactttgtgcagagcactggactaagcgcttgggaagtacaagttggcaacgtatagagacggtccctacccagcagtgggcttacagtctaaaaggggagacagagaacaaaaccaatcaatcaattgtatttattgagcgcttactatgtgcagagcactggactcagcgcttgggaagtccaagttggcaacatctagagacagtccctgcccaacagcgggctcacagtctaaaaggggagatggagaacaaaaccaatcaatcaatcgtatttattgagcgcttactgtgtgcagagcactggactaagcgcttgggaagtacacgttggcaacatatagagacagtccctgtccgacagtgggctcacagtctaaaaggggagacggagaacaaaaccaatcaatcaatcgtatttattgagcgcttactgtgtgcagagcactggactaagcgcttgggaagtccaagttggcaacatctagagacggtccctacccgacagtgggctaaaagggggagacggagaacaaaaccaaacatacaacaaaataaaataaatagaatagattttagactgtgagcccactgttgggtagggactgtctctatgtgttgccaatttgtacttcccaagcgcttagtccagcgctccgcacatagtaagcgctcaataaatacgattgattgattgattgatatgtaaaggtaaaataaatatgtccaaacgggtgctgtggcgaagggaaggaggtgagatgggggggatggagagggggacacagcgctcaataagtacgaccgactGAATCGCCGTTTCCCAGTCGAGGAACCAGAGGCCCGGATTAGGCACCGGGccgaggcgggatcagaacccagggccgctcccgccctttccctcctgtcccgccattccCGCCTCACCCCCGCCCGTCCCCGCAGAGGTGGAAGAAGACGTGGTCCGTCCTGTACCCGCCCAGCCAGCACGGCGTGGCCCGCCTGGAGTTCTTCGACGGCAAGGAGCCCAGCGGGGCGGAGCGGCTGGGGTCCCGGCGCCTGGACCGCAAGGTCATCCGGCTGTCCGACTGCGTCAGCGTCGCCCCCGTCTCCCTGGACAGCGTGCCCCGGCCCGGGACCGCGGCCTTCCGCCTGGACACCGCCCAACGCTCCTACCTCTTCGCCGCCGAGTGCGAGGCCAGCGCCGCCTGGGTCCGGACGCTCTGCCACATCGCTTTCCCGGTGAGGCCCCGCTCGGGCGGCCGGAGGGCGTCCGGGGGGTCGTCGGTCCGTCGGCCGGCCGTATCCGTCGAGCGCCGGGCGACGCCGCGGTACGGCGGACGCGTTCCTCGCCCACGGCCTGGATGGGGAAGACGGGCGTCGGCGGGAATCGATAGATCacggcggggggcgaggggaataaagggagcgagtcggggccgcgcgggagggagggaggaaagaggagacgaGGGTCCGGCCGGGGAAGGCCGGACGGGCCTTCGGTCTTGGAAGGATTTGAGgcgggacgcgggccgggggtcagaggtgacggggagaaggagagggcgcGGGTTGGAGGCGAGGAGATGGACTTCCCGTTTGCCGCGGAGGCGGGTGGGCGACGGGCGGAGGGTCTTTTGGAGTGGGTGACCTCCCGCCCCGCCCTCCAGAAGGACGGCCCGATCCCCGGCTCCGCGGACGGCGGTCCGGGCCCGGCGCCCGCCCTGGAGATGCTGGAGAATTCCCTGTACTGCTCCAGGGAAGAAGGTGAGGTGATAGGGTCGGGGGCTGGCGGATCCATCGatcggtcgatcgtatttattgagcgcttactgtgcacggagcgcttgggaagcccaagttggcaacatagacggtccctacccgacggcgggctcacggtctacgagggggagatggaggacaaaaccaaacgtgctagATCCCAGCTCGTCGCCGAGACGACGCCGCCGGTGGCGTTCGTTAGgcccttctaagcgccggggtggggccGAGCCGGTCAGGTCGGACTCGATCcccgtcccccgaggggctcgcGGCGGTCACCCCCGCTTTGCGGACGAGGGGACCGAGCCCCGGAGAGGAGAAGCGACCTGCCCGGGGTCACCGGAGCCGGGATGGCTCCCAGCGGGCTGTCGCCGCCAGGCTGGGCCGCCCCGTCGGGGCGGAGGGGACCCGCCGAGCCTCCCGGGCGGCGACCGGGCCGTCGTGGTCGCGGGGCGGGGGCGAGGAGCGGGGGGCCCGTTCGGGGACGGGCCCGAGGGGAGGCCCCCCGTGCCCGACCGTGGCGGCGGTCCCCCTCCAGCGTCCGAGTTCTGGGTGACCGTGCAGAGGACGGAGGCGGCCGAGCGGTGCGGGCTCCGGGGCCCCTACCTGCTGCGGGCGGAGGAGCGGGGGCTGAGCCTGGCCGAGCCCCGGGCCCAGGAGCCCCTCTTCACCTGGCCCTACACGCTGCTGAGGCGCTACGGCCGCGACCGGGTGAGTGACGCGCGGCGGCACGGGCAGGGGGCCCAAAACgggcctcctccccgtcccaactTCCAGGCGCCCGGAGCGACTCCCTCGGCCCTCCCGTCCCTCTCCGGACCGCTCCCCGGGACTGAGCGGTCGGGAGAGGACGGCGGGGTGGCGTTGGCACGCCTTCGGTCGTGCTTATTGCGCGCTCGCCACGTGCGGGGCACCGTTGTGAGCGCCGAGCGCTCGGGAAGGGATGGCACGAGggcagacgtgctccctgcccacgaggcgcTTCCGGTCTcgggcgcttcctgcgtgcagggcacgCCTGGGAGGGGATGACACAACAGGGGGGCGGACGCGTCCCCTTCCCACCTGGAgcccccctccctcgccccccgccccaggtGATGTTCTCCTTCGAGGCGGGCCGCCGCTGCTCCTCCGGCCCCGGGAACTTCACGTTCGAGACGAAGCAGGGCGACCGGATCTTCCAGGCCGTGGAGTCGGCCATCCGCCGCCAgaggcccgggccggggggccgcCACAGTGCCAGCTCCCTGGAGGGCGAGGAGCCCCCCGACCACCCCCCGCCCGGCGGGGCGGGCGAGCCCACCGGCCTGTACGCCCAGCCCCTGGACGCGCTGCGGGCGCTGCCCGCCCCGCCCCAGGACCCCCTGTACTCGGACCCCGTGGACAGCCGGgcgcggggccgggcggggggccggcgGAAGGACCCCCGGCCCTTCCGGGGCCTGTACGAGCACGTGCGGCAGCAGCTCCTGGACACGACGCTGGGCGGGCCGGCCGAGCCCGTCTACACCGAGCCCGCGCCCCCCGCCCTCTACGCCGAGGCCCAGGGCCCCCGCGAGGCCTGGCGCTGCCAGGCCCGGCCGCAGGACGCCGGCTACGAGTTCCCCTACGACCCCGCCACCGACGACTACGCCGTGCCGCCCTTCCCCGCCTCGGCTCCCCGTGGCCCcaagcccctccccgcccccaagccccaggccccgccgccccccggcctcccGCGGGCCCCCCGCAAGCCCCTCGACGGCAGCGGCAGCAACGGCGCCGGGCCGCGGGCCGGCGGGGCTCGGGCCCCGTACGAGGACCTCGGGGAGATCTGAGGGGCGGCCGAGAGGAGCccgtggtggcggcggcggtgtGGGGGGGTCTGGGGACGAGGGCCGGTCCCCGGGGGTGGACCTCTCTGTAATGGGCGCCACCTCGCTCCCCCGGGGCAGCCGGTCCCGCGAGGAAATTAAATTTTCTAACCCTGCGCCGGGGTGACCCGTGTCGGAGCCTGGGACACCGGCGAGGGGGCGGAGGCGTCGCGGCGGGCGCCGTTTGGGGGACGGGAATTCCAGGGGGGATTTCCGGGCGGTCCCGGGTCCGCTCCCCATCCGGGGATGCCTCCCCGGGAAGCCCCGCGGCCCAGCCGGGGGCCGGGATCGCCCCCCTCGCGCCCACCGCCGAGCTCGTCGGCCGCGAGTTGGGCATCCCGCCCTGCCCCGCTTCCCCCCGTCCCCGACTCCATTTCccaaccttcccctcctccccaattcctctccctgtcctcctccccctctcagccTTGCGGCTGCAGGCTTGAACTCTAGACTTCCTCTTGGGCCTGTCACGTGGGCCCTTCCTGCCTGAACGGGCCGGAGGAGGAAgcgagatggaggggaggaggacgggaCGGGAGGGTCCGGTGGGTAGCGGGGAGGACGGCTCTCAACCCGTCTTGAAGGAGCAAGACGTTTCGTTAGGCCGAAGTCCCCCCCGTTCCCCGTCCCCTGCCTCACCGCCACCCCCAAAATCGAGCTCGGGACGCCGAGAAAGACCCCTTAGTGAACCCAGAGGCGTCGAAATCAGTCACCCCACGACTAACCAACGCCCAGGGCCATTCCCCGTCCTTCCGGGTCGCCCCTGAGGAGCGGGAGAGAGCCGGGGGATCTGGCGGAAGAAAGAAAATAGGAAAGCCGAGGCCCGCCATCTTTAGAAATCCCGGAAAAAGCCGACGCCAAGTTGGCCGGCGTGGTCCGCGGAGGGGGAAGGCCCGGGAGGAGGAGTCGGGGCCGGTCGCCGCCGTTGTCGGACCCTCCTGCCGCTCTGAGATCGCCAGGGTGGGGGTCGGGGCCGCTTTCGGGGGGCCGCGAGCGGAGCGGGTCACGGCCGCTACACGCGTCTGGGCACCCTGACCTCGGGGGGCAAGGATTGACCGTGGCCGGAGGAAGGCGGGGATGCGGGGGGATACGTGTGGGTGGGAGCGTGGTCGATTCCCCTCGACTCAGGAAACCCAGCCGGGACACGTGCGGGAAAGACGGCGCAACCGAGCCTCACGGGAAATGGGCGTTCACACAGAGGACAGGAGGAAGTGGTCGAGACCGCGGTCCGAAGGGACGCGGGCCCGGAGGCCCGGTGAGCTCGTGGAGGGAACAGGTGACGGCGTTCCCAAATCCATCCGTCCCGGGATCACCCCCTCCCCGGCTACCGCCAGCCGGGACCAGGGGCAGCCGTGGAAGATGAGGGCGGTGGGTTCCGGGCAGACGAGGCGGGAAGGCCCGGAATCCATTCCCTCGGGGAACGCGGAGGGTTttcatactaataattgtggtacctgttaagcgcttactacgtgtcaggcgctgttctaagcactggggtggatcgaagctgatcaggttgggcgcagtccgtgtcccacgtggggctcagtcttgatcctcattttagagacgagggaactggggcccagagaagcgaagcggctttcccgaggtcacacagcagacacgtggcggagccgggattaggacccggaGCCGGGATCGGGGCCCGGGATCTAGCCCACTAAGCCAAGTCGGTCCATGGGCTAGGAAAATTAAGGGCGTTGGACCAggagggtgagcccactgttgggtggggactgtctctgtatgttgccaacttgtacttcccaagcgcttagtacagtgctctgcacatggtaagcgctcaataaatacgattgagggtgATCAGTACACTGTTCCTAAAGGCATCCGGGCCCTAGGATGGCTGACGGGTCAGCGTTACTCCAGGGTTTGGAGTTTGctgatctgtcagtcagtcgatcgtatttattgagcgcttactgtgcacggagcagtgtactaagcgcttgggagaataagataTCGCAATCAAcagccaccttccctgcccacaacaagctgacggtccagagggggatcTGACTTGGTCTCCCAAGGCTCCGCTGCTCCCGAGTTCGCCGGAGAAGTTGCCAGGGTTCAGAGGAGATCCCGGGATGAACGAACACACGTGGAGGACCAAGGGGGGACCTGACGGGACAGGAGTTCGAGAGATCGGTGGTCAGCCTCGGCGGGGGTGGCCCGGtgtacagaaggacctgggttctaatcccggctccgccgctcgtctgccgggtgaccttggttgagccgcttcacttctctgggcctcagtcggcccctccgtaaaatggggatgaaggctgcgagcccttcgtgggacggggaccgcgtccggCCCGATTGgcctgtattgaccccagcgctttttacagtgccccggcccacggtaagtgcttaagagatgccgcgactcttattattatcatcatcatcgatcgtatttattgagcgcttactacgtgcagagcactgtactaagcgcttgggaagtacaaattggcaacatatagattattGGCACTAAGGGCTCCGTTCCAGACTGCAGGCCTCCAGGCACGCGTGTCTACAACCCGAGGCTGGACGGACTcgccctagaccgtaagctaagttgcgggcaggcaatgtgtccgtTGGTTGTGGGATttcactctcccgagcgcttggtgcagtgtttAGCACGGAGAAAGCCCTCGATAGATATGAGTGACTGAActggggtactctcccaagcgcctactacacAGTggacgctcgataaataggattgaatgaaccagCGCACCCCTTTTCCCCACCAGGAAGATCCCCCTGCTCGCCCCTCACCGCCAAaacagaggaggaggctggggacgTGAGGCTCAAACCAACCTTGTATTCCGAAAAGTCCCCCGACGTGGACTTTTGGAAATGGGGAAGGAATCTGCCGTGGCCAGCGGCCGAGGAAGGCCTTCGGAGAGGGGTCCCCGCTATGAaggatgaggtgggagggagagagggagcggggTTCGGGTGGTCCAGGGGATCGGGAGCGGTCTAACGCTGGAGTGCGGCCAACTGGGCCTTCGGTACCGGGGCCCCCGGGGATCGGAAACCGAGAGCCGGGGGTGGGTGGAAGCGGAGGGATGTGAGTCAGGAGTCCGGGCCGAGGGAGGACAAGGCCCAGCGGTCGCGAGTGATGACGGACGGGCTCTCTGGAACGCCGCTCGGGAAACAGTGAGCAAACCTCGGGCCTCTCGGCCTCTTAGCGGAAGGGGGGGGACGGGCGGGGAGGGAGTGGTCGGGGGGAGCTACATCCCCAGGAGAAATTCCTCATCCTCTTTGGAGAAGAGGGGTGGCTCCGAGGAAGACTTCGGCCCCGCGGGCGGCCCGGGAAGCGAGGAGGAGGAAACCGCGGAGGTCTTGAGCAGGGGGATGACCGTGGCCCGGGCTCTCTTGGGCTGTCGGGGGGAAAAAATGGAGGCGGGTGAAGGGGGACGATGGGCGGGGGTGAGAGGGACAGGgtcaggtgggaaaggagaaggaggagggagggggaaagaggagtgaggagggaaggggggaggagagggaaaaggtgggaagaggggaagggaagggggaaagccgGGAAAATCagaaggcgggggcgggggggagcagcgtggcccagtggatagagcacgggcccgagagtcaggagacccgggcgccactcctgcctccgccacttctctgctgtgtgacttggcgcaagtcgcttcacttccctgggcctcagttacctcacctgtgaatggggattaaattttcctccctccggttttgactgggagccccaggaaggacctgaatatcttctatctaccctggtgcttagtacctaataagtgcttaataaacgccattattattattgttagaatgcAGACACAGTGCCCCTGCCCTGTGCTCGGCTCAGACCTTCCTCCTCtcagcctcccccttctcccccccccaccccttttttgaatggctgttaagcacttactatgtgtccggcactgttctgagcaccggggtaggtacaagctaatcaggttgggcccagtccctgtcccacgtggggctcaccgttttcatccccatttcgcagatgagggaactgaggcccagagcagtgaaacgacttgcccaaggtcacccagcagacaagcggcggagctgggattcgaacccgggtcctacccggctctatctgctaggccacgcttccCCTGCCCTCTTCATCCTGGCAGCCCCTCCCcgcacccacccaccccattggagggagttgggaggaccaGAGCCTCACTGTTTGCCAGGACCCTGGGTTTTGAGCCAGGGATGgggcttccctcctttcttccaatCCTCTGACTCGATTCCACTCCCCTCCGCCCCGCCTCCAGCTCCTTTCCCCCACCACACTTTCCCTGTGagcaggaggggctggggagaatcctctctggaggggctggggggaatccTCTTAGGAGGATTTGGGGAGAATCCTCTTTGGAGAGGCCTctcaggaggggctggggagaatcCTGTTAGGAGGAGCTGAGGAGAATCAACTCAGGGGGTGCTGGGCAGAATCCGctcaggaggggctggggagaatcCTCTCTGGAGGATTTGGGGAGAATCCTCTCTGGAGAGGCCTctcaggaggggctggggggaatccTCTTAGGAGGAGCTCAGGAGAATCAActcgggggggctggggagaatccCCTCTGAAGGATTTGGGGAGAATCCTCTCTGGAGAGGCCTctcaggaggggctgggggagaatccTCTCTGGAGGAGTGGGGGATAATCCTGTCTGGAGAAGCCTCGCTGGAGGGGCTAGGGAGAATCCTCTCAGGAGAGGCTGGGAAGAATCCTCTCTGGAGGATTTGGGGAGAATCCTCTCTGGAGAGGCCTTTcaggaggggctggagggaaTCCTCTTAGGAGGAGCTCAGGAGAATCAACtcggggggggctggggagaatccTCTCTGGAGGATTTGGGGAGAATCCTCTCTGGAGAGGCCTCTcaggaggggctggagggaaTCCTCTTAGGTGGAGCTCAGGAGAATCAATTcaggggaggctggggagaaTCCTCTCTGGAGAGGCCTctcaggaggggctgggggagaatccTCTCTGGAGGAGTGGGGGATAATCCTGTCTGGAGAAGCCTcgctggaggggctggggagaatcctctcaggaggggctgggggagaatccTCTCTGGAGGAGTTGGGGATAATCCTCTCTGGAGAAGCCTCTcaggaggggctggagggaaTCCTCTTAGGAGGAGCTAGGAGAATCAACTcagggggggctggggagaatcTTCTCAGGAAGGGCTGGGGAGAATCCTCTCTGGAGAGGCCTctcaggaggggctgggggagaatccTCTCTGGAGGAGTTGGGGATAATCTTGTCTGGAGAAGCCTCACTGGAGGGGCTAGGGAGAATCCTCTCTGGAGGATTTGGGGAGAATCCTCTCTGGAGAGGCCTctcaggaggggctgggggaaatcCTCTTAGGAGGAGCTCAGGAGAATCAACTcagggggggctggggagaatcctctcaggaggggctggggagaatcATCTCTGGAGAGGCCTctcaggaggggctgggggagaatccTCTCTGGAGGAGTGGGGGATAATCCTGTCTGGAGAAGCCTCGCTGGAGGGGCTAGGGAGAATCCTttcaggaggggctgggggagaatccTCTCTGGAACAGCTGGGAAGAATCCTCTCTGGAGCAGCTGGGGAGAATCCGCCCACCCTGAGGACTGAGGAACCaccgtacctgggccggaggggcCTGCTCGGATGACTGCCGCTCCCTGCGCTGGGCAAGCGACCGGGACCTGGGGGTCTTGGTGAGTTTCCTCCTCAGGTGCAGGTACAGGTGAGTCACGGCCTGCCGGGGGTTGTAGGTGGGCTCCACCAACAAGGCATCCAGGGCACTCTGCCAGAGaaagggcagggggcatgtcCAGGGTTAG is a genomic window of Tachyglossus aculeatus isolate mTacAcu1 chromosome 4, mTacAcu1.pri, whole genome shotgun sequence containing:
- the DOK1 gene encoding docking protein 1, translating into MDGAALEGPLFVQSQSHRFGAKRWKKTWSVLYPPSQHGVARLEFFDGKEPSGAERLGSRRLDRKVIRLSDCVSVAPVSLDSVPRPGTAAFRLDTAQRSYLFAAECEASAAWVRTLCHIAFPKDGPIPGSADGGPGPAPALEMLENSLYCSREEASEFWVTVQRTEAAERCGLRGPYLLRAEERGLSLAEPRAQEPLFTWPYTLLRRYGRDRVMFSFEAGRRCSSGPGNFTFETKQGDRIFQAVESAIRRQRPGPGGRHSASSLEGEEPPDHPPPGGAGEPTGLYAQPLDALRALPAPPQDPLYSDPVDSRARGRAGGRRKDPRPFRGLYEHVRQQLLDTTLGGPAEPVYTEPAPPALYAEAQGPREAWRCQARPQDAGYEFPYDPATDDYAVPPFPASAPRGPKPLPAPKPRQQRRRAAGRRGSGPVRGPRGDLRGGREEPVVAAAVWGAGPARKLNFLTLRRGDPCRSLGHRRGGGGVAAGAVWGTGIPGGISGRSRVRSPSGDASPGSPAAQPGAGIAPLAPTAELVGPRDAEKDPLVNPEASKSVTPRLTNAQGHSPSFRVAPEERERAGGSGGRKKIGKPRPAIFRNPGKSRRQVGRRGPRRGKAREEESGPVAAVVGPSCRSEIARVGVGAAFGGPRAERVTAATRVWAP